The Komagataella phaffii GS115 chromosome 4, complete sequence genome includes the window GGAGACCCAAAAGGCTGCTCAAGATGAAACGGCCCAACCTTCCTACAACAAACAATCCTCATTCTTTGATACTTTGTCCAGTCATGTGGAAACTCGACCAGCCAACAATAGAGGCAGAGGCCgtggaagaggaagaggcAGGGGCAGGAGCAACAGAGGAAGAAGTAACAACGGAGAAACTCCTCAGTGGAATTAGCAAAAGCTTGAAGATTAGTACTAGATTGTGAATTAGTTACCTTACATAAGCAATATTTAATCTCACCAACGCaagtttccttctttgTCACACAGAACTTGGATAGGCCCCAATGACGTCTATAAAGCCCTTTCAAGCTACAGACCTGTTTGACATCAATCCAGTAAACCTGGATGTGCTGACTGAGAATTATCAGCCTTTTTTCTACCTCCAGTATTTGGTAGACTGGCCACCtttattcttcaaatctgTCTCTGGCAGTGTCATTGACAGTTCCAATGGTTCAATATTAAGGAACGACGTCATGTCTGGTTATATGATGGGTAAGACAGAAGGAAAGGCAAAAGAGTGGCACACGCATATCACTGCTGTGACAGTGAATCCAACCTATAGAAGACTGGGACTGGCCTCCTTTTTATGCGAGCATTTGGACCAAGCTACCGATCAAGAGCCTTACAATACCTACTTTGTCGACCTTTTCGTCCGAGTAACCAACAAATTGGCCATATCAATGTATCATAAGCTAGGCTATTCGGTGTACAGGAGAGTGGTAGGCTATTACGGTGACGGTAGTAACGAGAATAGGAACAAACTCGATGACAATCATGATGCATTTGATATGAGAAAAAGTCAGACGAGAGAtgtcaagaaagaaaccgTACGAGAAAACGGTGAAAAAGTTAATGTTTTACCCTATGAAGTGGTTTTTTAAATCCTTTTGGTGTAAATTCTGTAAATGttgatcaaactcaaaaagaCCAGCTCtatttgatctttgaacagaaaTAGTAATCCCTGCCCTAAGGCTCCTTTGAATATTTGGGAGAGAAGACCCCTCCATAGCCCCTTAAATTTGTCAGTTTTCCAAAGGTGACATAACACTTGCTGAAAGGAATTGAACTGTTTGGCTCGAGGATCGTCCTGCGATTTCTGTAGTACAGTCTTGGAAACAATTAGGGGTTGGGTAACCAGAGTCGCTATCATTTTGGAGATCATGCCCAATACTAACGACTGGAATGCCGATAAGTACTTTATATCCCCATAAATTAGTTTCTTCAACCTCTCATATGAGCCATAGGTGATCGATGGGTTTAAAGTGAGGATGAGTGACACCTTGAGTCCTTTCCAAAGAGCACTAACACCTCTTTTCCTTACTATTTTACTACCGGTGGCTATCAACTCGTTGTTTCCCAGTAGTTTTTTGAATAATGATGTACTTTCCTCTTGTTTATTATTGCGCATGATCTTGTAGTATTGGTATAATAATGGAGAATCTTTTCTCAGATCGATGTTGCTCTCTTCGATGGCAATCAATTGGCTGTGGGCaacattcttttgaaattgagagGTTTGCAACTCTGTAGTAATTACATTGAAAGGAGTAACAAAAAATTGAGATAAAGCTGCGGCCAGTATACTTATACTGAGTtcatcaaatattcttcctttggaaCTGTTTTTTTGGGAGTTAGAGTATAGCTTCTTCAGTGCTTCGTAGAAGTAAAAATAACTAAAACTCTGGACAGCTGCTGAGGTTACAGAAGCTTGCAGTCCATGGTACCAACCTTTGAAGCCTTCctgcttcaaaatttttAATAGGGCATCTACTGTGTTTCTGTAGTAGATGGGGTTTATTCTTGCCTTATCTTGTAACTCCAACTCCAATTTCTGAGATAATTGATCGTTTTCTTCACCAATTAGCTCTTCGGCTATGCTTGAGGCCTCATTCTCAAATCCGGTAGCACCTGGGGACAAAAGAATATTCTCAATAGTACCTCCTTCAAGCTTCAGCGCCTCATTATGGTCCTTTCTGGTCTTGACCTTTTCTTGAGTTTGTATCAAAGCTTTGGTCAGGTCCAATGGATACAGCACAACCGTAGAAACTATTGCTGAAAGGGTTCCAAACGTGGCTTTTTCAGTCAACGATAGTTGATAGTCTGCTCCTGACATTAACTCCCAATTGTTAcagttcaaagaagcatcAACTGCCTGTCCTTGAGGAGGCTATTGCCCGAAAAAGAATAATGTGGGGGAAAAATATCTCGCGCCAAAACGGGGGTGCTAACCGGAGGAAGGTCGAGGAGGGGTGACAGACCATCTCTTGGTACGTCTATCCGTGGCTCCAGAGGTGAAAAGAAGCTCGTCGCCATCATTGGAAGTGAATGCAGCTGCGCTCTTGATTCGTCCTTCATGAGATTTCAGCTCTTCAATGATCGTCCCAGACGACAAATTCAATCCTCTGATGACTCCGTCGTCTGAGAAGATCCATACTCCATTCTTGGAATCTCTGGTAGCAATTTGCTGTACAGAGTATTTATCTTGGGGTGCCGATGTGTTCACACTGGAAAGTATCACATTTCTTATCACATGAGTTTTGTTTGTGAATTGTTGCTCGTGTACCTGATTGATAGATAAAGAGCGTAGTTGCAatagaagatcttcttcgGTGTTCTCTTTCCCTTCCTCTTTTATCCAATAATCTATTAACTCGTTAAGGTCTGGCAGAACCAATGTGATCAGTCTCATGTAGGGAATATGGTTCGTCGCAGCTGATATCAAAAGCTTTTCCTCGGTGATGTGATGAGCAAGAGCCCCAATCTGGAATCCATGGCTAGAAAACTCACTGTCATCTGTAGAAAGCCGGCACAACTCAACTAGcttcttttcatcattgACGATAAACACGGATATGAGTGATGTGTCGACCCTATTGGCTATCACCAAGAAGTGGTTTTGAAATGTGAAGAAATCTATACATGTAGGTCTTGTAAGCATTTTGAACTGAGATTTGCTGAACTGGATATTCTTAATGTCTGTAAAATCTATTGTGGTCAAGGTTACATTATTGTCCATTCCAACGGAGACCAAGTATCCATGACTGTCATCAATGGGGAGATATTTCATGTCGGAGAGAAGTCTACCATGCAACTGAAACGactgtatttcttttgttgcTACGTTTAAAATGGATAGTTGTCCATCCATACCCCCACAGAGTAGCAGAGGAGAACTGTCAATGATTAATACCACTTTGGAGATGGACTTgagaactttttgaaaaccaGCTAGCTTAACACCATTGAGATCAAAAACCTGCAGTTCATTCGATGAGGTGGAGATCACAATACACGAAGAGGGTTGATCTGAAAGCTTCAAGTTCCCAACAGTAGTTGAAACTACTAAATCAGAGCCCAACGGAACCAATTCTTCACCTATCACTGGATTTGGCAATTTCCATACAGGCAAAGCTACACTATTATTGAGCGCCTGAGGATCGTCCTCGTTTgcctttttcaactctaAGAACTTGTATCTGTCTTCCACGATGTCGTAGAGACGCTCCTCCAACAAATCCCTATTGTCAGAGAAAGTTCGATTgagttcaagtttgaacGCAGCCAAGCTCTCCTTAAGCCCTCTTTCAGAAAGATACTGTGCGATCAACGACTCGACAATTTCATTGATAGACATACTTTTCACAATCAGACCTAAATGGGATCTCTTGTGCTGTATCTCATGGATAGATAGGTCATGATTAAGTAATCTAACATACAGATCTCAGGCACGTGATACTGTAGTAGCTGCTACGCTGCTACATCTCTACATCCTTACAAATAAATTCATTGAATTACTTTACCACGTGATGCGCATTAGGGCAATGTCACTGCTCTCCCTAAAGAGTTAACACCACCTATCGGTTCGCGACATGGATCCTCTCACTGcccaaaaatttcaaatttctcTGTTCAAAGTTCTATTATCACACAACAGCAAAAATGGGTAAAGGTAAGCCAAGAGGATTGAACGCCGCCAGAAAGTTGAGAGTGCACCGCAGAAACAACAGATGGGCCGACCTGCAATACAAGTCCAAGTTGTTGGGAACTGCCTTCAAGTCTTCTCCATTCGGTGGTTCTTCTCACGCTAAGGGAATCGTGTTGGAAAAGATTGGTATTGCTTCCAAGCAACCTAACTCCGCTATTAGAAAGTGTGTCAGAGTTCAGTTGATCAAGAACGGTAAGAAGGTTACCGCTTTCGTTCCAAATGATGGTTGTCTGAACTTCGTCGATGAGAACGACGAAGTTTTGTTGGCCGGTTTCGGTAAGAGAGGTAAGGCTAAGGGTGATATTCCAGGTGTCAGATTCAAGGTCGTCAAGGTCTCTGGTGTTTCTTTGCTGTCCTTGTGGAAGGAGAAGAGAGAGAAGCCAAGATCATAATGGTTTTGTAGATTATCAGTATTTACAATACAAATATTAGTACTATACTTATTGCGGAAGCCCTCTTCCTTCAATGGAGATTCCTCCTTTCTTGGCCGACGACTTGCGTTTGGTCCCCATAGTGTTGAGCCTTGAGTTTAATCTCTTGTATTGGTCCTCTCCGCTCAGGGATGATCCCACTCCGGAAGGCAGAGTCCTTCTGGCTGAACTCATCAGCAGCTCGGTATTGACTTGAGGAGCGATGGTGTAAGCAGCTGTTCTTGCTTGGGGGATGGCCGCACgctttcttctttcagcTGCCTCTTCGTAAAGGGTTTTGGCCTCCTGGGGTCTGACACTGACCCTTCCAGGCAAGGATTCCGCAAACTGGGCAGGATCAAATTGCTGGGTCCTAACACGCATGTCTTTGTAATTATCCGATGCTCCCATTATGGGTCTGGTCCAATCACTGATCAATTTCTCGGCAGTTCTCTTAAGGTTGGGTTCCACTCTCTTGGATTTCTGGTAGAATACCATCACTTTGCCTAAACCACTTTCTCTCAAATGAGATGTCTTGATGGGAAGTGACTTGATAGCGTCAAATAGCACTTTCTGTATTTGGTAAGCTGGCAAGGATGCATCTGGTAATGGTTCCAGCCATAGTCTTACTGAGGCCAATAAGTTGTTGTCCAGTATAGAATCGGCCAAGTTGGCTCTCAAAAGTATGTCCTTTACCTTGGGAAGtagtttcaatttgaaaatggcAGGTTTTCCCTGTTCAATGTTGTTTGCATCACGGATGGCGGATTCTTCCATTTGTAATTTAAGTTGTTGTATAAGCTCATCCTGCATCTGCTCTAGATCCACGTCATcgttcttctttctcttgtttGGCTTCCTTTTGATTGCAGCATCCAGTTTCTCTTCGAAcaatcttgttcttctgGCGGCTTCGTCTTCCACGACATCAGGCTCGTATTGAGTTTCTCTGGCGGTTTGTTGCtttggtcttcttctggtgggctctttcttcttgtgaGTCGAGGAAGGTTGGGCAGCTTTATGTTTTGACAAAGATGCAGCGGTCTGTTCATCGAGATATCTCAATCCCTCTGCGACCTTCTCTTCGTCCACATCGGAAATATCTGACAAATCTGAGTCTGAGTCGTCGTCAGAAGCAGGCTCATTGGGTTCGTTCTCAGGAGCTTCTTGCTCAGCCAGCGCAGCGTCTGCTTCGGGCTGTGTTTCTTGATCGGTCTTTTCAGGCAGCACCTGATCAAGGAGCTTTTTATTCTCTGATTCCTCGTCTGACATTACTATTCAAGGGCAAGACAGTGTTCTGTTTGGCTCTGAAATGTTAAACAGGATAGGAGAACTTTCGCGAGTCTGCTAGAGCTCCTCCCAGCTGAGTACGATTTTCTCCTTCTACTAGGCCTGTGCCTTCTCGTCCCTGTAGTCGAGAATCAACAGCAAATTTTCGAAAGCTCaaccaaaactttcacTCAGTCATTTTGCTACAACTTATACACACAGAAAAATGAACTTTCCAAACCAACAACCATCCgaagaggagaagaaaattcACCAACAATACAGTGAAAGAACAATCCAAACCGCTGTTCTCATCGGTGCTGCTTTGTGGTTAATCCCTACCGCTATCCACTTCATCAAGAGAGCCACCAAATAAACCTGACTAACCATTAGCTGCCCTGTTTATTACCTATGTACATAAATTTACACCCAGTTTGAATAATAATAAGCAGAGCTACGTTCCTGTCTGATTTTGGTTACGAATGGATGGTTTATCACCCGTTCGAACTGATTTGCCTTCATCATTTCAAGTATACTTGGAGGAAACTGTTGTAGATATAATCGATGGAAGAATTGGCCATTCAAGTCAAACTTTCCCACAATGAcgttttttctttgatcgTAGAGATATGACGCTCCGTCTTGCAGTATCATAAGAAACGGACTCTTACGCTTGTAGTTTTCGGGGTTCAACTTGAACTCATTAAAATTGACTTCTGGGAGCCGTTTCAccttgaaagttttgagcttgaactctttgtaATGGCTTTTCGCATTAAATGAATCCTCAGGCGTTCTGTTGCCATCTGTAGCTTCGACGGGTTGGTTAGAACCCCATGGAAAGACGGCCTCATTCCCTAACCCTTGACTGTGTTCTTGATTCTCCAACAGAAAGGAAGTTTCGCCGGCAAATGGATCATCTGCCTGATACTCAACGGCTCGGTCCTCAATTCCCAATTCTTCCAGAGGGATTTCTTCAGGACCTCTCGTCTCATCAATGGGTTCAGCGTCTGACATTTACCAGTTACCTAGGCACCATTCTCCACTTACCATATATAACCACTTCTCAATTCCGTCAGACCCTTCCTACTGAACACTAGAGTTTCCTAATACAGCTGCCCTTTAACCTCTCTTGGGATCCTCCAGTCCCCCTGGCCGGATCGGCTAGTTTATTATGCTGCTTACCGGCAACCATCAATCTTCACATGCGTAATCTGCTCCTCCCAAATTTTCAGTGTGATACCCCGATACCGAGCACCATGTCGCGCTTCCTTAAAACAAAAGGTGGGGCTTGCTTCCCAAATCTCCGAATGCAATGACTAGGCCTATATAAGCAATGGCATCTCCCTTCCctcctccaaatctttaattATTCCTCGTTTGAACAAGCTCTCGTCTTCTGTTGAGTTTACCATTCTCGTTTCCTTGTTGCCTTCATGTCACATCTCAAAAAGATCCAGGATAGGACTCCGGTCGAGAGTTTGTCACCTCAGGAcaaaaaggaaatcaaGTCGCTCTTTGACAGTCTGCCATTGCCCTCTTCTGACCTAGCTAACTCCTACGCAGTCCCAGGGTCAGCCAAAACTGGATATTCACCTACATTCAGAAATAGTTATGTCAGAAACGGATCGTTGATCGAGACGCTACATCCTTCTCTGAGGACTCTGCATGAGTTGTTCAGTAACTCTGTTCAGTTGTATGGAGAAAGGGACTGTTTGGGTTCTAGACTTTATGACCATGATGTAAAGGACGGTTATGACGATTATTTCACGTTTGAGAACTACAGGACGATTTGCGAACGAAAGTCTAATTTGG containing:
- a CDS encoding Catalytic subunit of the NatB N-terminal acetyltransferase, with protein sequence MTSIKPFQATDLFDINPVNLDVLTENYQPFFYLQYLVDWPPLFFKSVSGSVIDSSNGSILRNDVMSGYMMGKTEGKAKEWHTHITAVTVNPTYRRLGLASFLCEHLDQATDQEPYNTYFVDLFVRVTNKLAISMYHKLGYSVYRRVVGYYGDGSNENRNKLDDNHDAFDMRKSQTRDVKKETVRENGEKVNVLPYEVVF
- a CDS encoding Peroxisomal adenine nucleotide transporter, which codes for MSGADYQLSLTEKATFGTLSAIVSTVVLYPLDLTKALIQTQEKVKTRKDHNEALKLEGGTIENILLSPGATGFENEASSIAEELIGEENDQLSQKLELELQDKARINPIYYRNTVDALLKILKQEGFKGWYHGLQASVTSAAVQSFSYFYFYEALKKLYSNSQKNSSKGRIFDELSISILAAALSQFFVTPFNVITTELQTSQFQKNVAHSQLIAIEESNIDLRKDSPLLYQYYKIMRNNKQEESTSLFKKLLGNNELIATGSKIVRKRGVSALWKGLKVSLILTLNPSITYGSYERLKKLIYGDIKYLSAFQSLVLGMISKMIATLVTQPLIVSKTVLQKSQDDPRAKQFNSFQQVLCHLWKTDKFKGLWRGLLSQIFKGALGQGLLFLFKDQIELVFLSLINIYRIYTKRI
- a CDS encoding 40S ribosomal protein S23; amino-acid sequence: MGKGKPRGLNAARKLRVHRRNNRWADLQYKSKLLGTAFKSSPFGGSSHAKGIVLEKIGIASKQPNSAIRKCVRVQLIKNGKKVTAFVPNDGCLNFVDENDEVLLAGFGKRGKAKGDIPGVRFKVVKVSGVSLLSLWKEKREKPRS
- a CDS encoding Protein that interacts with Spt6p and copurifies with Spt5p and RNA polymerase II, coding for MSDEESENKKLLDQVLPEKTDQETQPEADAALAEQEAPENEPNEPASDDDSDSDLSDISDVDEEKVAEGLRYLDEQTAASLSKHKAAQPSSTHKKKEPTRRRPKQQTARETQYEPDVVEDEAARRTRLFEEKLDAAIKRKPNKRKKNDDVDLEQMQDELIQQLKLQMEESAIRDANNIEQGKPAIFKLKLLPKVKDILLRANLADSILDNNLLASVRLWLEPLPDASLPAYQIQKVLFDAIKSLPIKTSHLRESGLGKVMVFYQKSKRVEPNLKRTAEKLISDWTRPIMGASDNYKDMRVRTQQFDPAQFAESLPGRVSVRPQEAKTLYEEAAERRKRAAIPQARTAAYTIAPQVNTELLMSSARRTLPSGVGSSLSGEDQYKRLNSRLNTMGTKRKSSAKKGGISIEGRGLPQ